From Clarias gariepinus isolate MV-2021 ecotype Netherlands unplaced genomic scaffold, CGAR_prim_01v2 scaffold_34, whole genome shotgun sequence:
atttacagttaggcatttggcagactctcttatccagagcgacttacatttttatctcattacacatctgagcagttgagggttaagggccgcgctcaagggcccaacagtggtgacttggtggttgtggggtttgaacctgggatcttctgaaccgtagtccaatgccttaaccactgagctaccactggccCTATTTAAATACGTGGGTCCCCGTTGTCCCCCACGGTCCCCAGTTGGACTAGAGAGGTTCCTCCTGATGGATGGTGCTCTACTGTGTCTTCCAGCCTGTAATTCATGTCTACACTTTCCTGCACAGTGCACTATTCTGGCAGCGGTTAATCACGTGACCAAGCGCATATTTCGGGAACATTCAGGAAAAACCGCATTTTAaagatataattaatattaaaatatttaaacgcATTTATTTTGGTTGAATTTATTTTAGTGAGGATATTTATAGATCACTTTTATACatttgcatgttttgttttgtttttcactttagGCCGCTTCAGTTCGTAGCCATAATGACGTCAGGACGGAGCGCGTGCACTGAGCTGAGTCACACACTTCCGCACAGAGGCATTCTGGGAAAACATGTCCGCTTCTGGTGCGCGTGCGAGACTAATCTACTACTGAggggagcgcgcgcgcgcgcacacagcacacacgcagagagagagagagagagagagagtgtgtgtgtgtgtgtgtgtgtgtgatggaggaGTGCAGCAGTGAGGAGAGTTTAAACTCCAGGGAGCTCAGCGCTCAAAGTCTCAGCAGGTAAACACACACGGCTAAAGctaacagcagtgtgtgtgtgtgtgtgtgtgtgagtgagaaggATAAACTAATGAGCTAACCGCTTCTGGAGCTTAATGGttaataaatctctctctctctctctctcttacacacacacacacacacacacgtcatgtGTAGTTGATGCTGAGCTGAACCTGTATATTATCAGCGTTAACGTGTTTATAACGTGTTTATAACGTGTTTATAACTGTTGAGTAGCAGCACGTCCCGGTCCGAGCTCTGTTCCCCCGCCAGAACCCCCAGTGCACCCGGGTCTGATCCGGACTGCTCCACTCCGCTCAGCCAGGTCAGACCACGCCccctaatcacacacacacacacacacacacacacttatatcaTTGATTATgtccatacatacagtacatgttgtgtgtgtgtgtgtgtgtgtgttacaggtgaGAGGGAAGATACCTGCCAAGGTAAAACTCCAGATTTCAGATtgaaaaaaagcacaagaacacAGTGAGAGTGGGGGataactgtctctctctctctctctctctctcccccttccctctctctctcactctctctctctctgtctccccctctttttctctctttgtcagGATGAGCTGGAGTTGTTAGAGAAGGAAGTTGTACAGATTGAATGtaagacacatacacacacacagaccgtcATTCTTGTACGTttctgcagtcacacacacagaacacacaggtTCGGTGTTAGCTACGTTACACTGCTACGTTTCTCCTCTGTGTAAATGTTATCCTGGTGTCTCCTACTGAAATGTGCTACAAGCCGTCCTGCACACTCCTCAGGACACACTGTGTACTAATGACGGGAATCGCCGGGGATGTTCTGATTTAATATTGTCACAATAACTCGGCGCAGATTCCATCTGTGTTATTTTCCTGCTACTGATTGTACTTACTGTTcaaacacagtttaaatgtcTTCAGTCTGATTCTTCAATGTCGAAAATAGTACTGTGTGTGTTCTAAAGAGCACGAGTTTATACACACACCCTGATTGATTGCATTTTATGTAAGATTTAATGAAGACAGCACCATGTGTGCCAAAAaatgttagcaagaagaaaaaggaagcCGCTTTTAGTTtggcagccggtgccaagaacaatcataaattaatgttaagtgaggtttaatatgtatttattgtgtatattatcacattttttttctgtcttttttaaatgttttgatcgttttaatatgcaaaaatatgattatagtgttggaaattggtaccgttggtaatatttttgtgtggctggaacggattattcgtatttacattatttcctttgGGATGGTGTGTTTTACCTTAAGAACTCCAGGACGGATTAAACTCATATTCCAAGGTACCACTGTCATGATGTCTATTAGAGTGCAGTatggactctgtgtgtgtgtgtgtgtgtgtgtgcagctaaAGATGTGACCTACATCTGTCCATTTGTGGGAGCAGTACACGGCACACTCACCGTCACCAACTACAGACTGTTTTTCAGATCCGTCAGccgggtaacacacacacacacacacacacacacacacacacacgcactcctGTCTTCATCATTGTCTGAGTATAATgtgaaaattataatattataatataatgattAGAATTATATAATAGAATCTGATTATGATGTGTGGATTTccaacctctgtgtgtgtgtgtgtgtgtgtgtgtgtgtgtgtgcgcgcaggaGCCTGTGTTTGTGTTGGATCTCCCGCTCGGTGTGATCAGCAGAGTTGAGAAGATTGGAGGAGCCTCTAGCAGGGGGGATGTTTCTTATGGACTCGTctgcaaggtgtgtgtgtgtgtgtgtgtgtgtgaaccagtTTTTAATATGTGAATTAACACCACATAACCGGACCCACACCCCACTGGTGAGGAGAGTCCTAACACCTAAACACCAGGatgctttatatatatgtgtgtgtgtgtgtgtgtgtgtgtgtgtgtgtgtgtgtgtgtgtgtaggacataAGGAACTTGCGGTTTGTCCATAAACAGCCTGACGACTCCttaaaaaaatcagtgtttGATGTGCTGAACAAGCTTGCCTTCCCTCTCTCTAACAacctggtgagtgtgtgtgtgtgtgtgtgtgtgtgtgtgtgtgtgtagttaccCATGATCCTCCACTTTGTGACAAATTAATGCCAAAAAATGTCATCACTAATAACTGtctccccccccacacacacacaccccagtcTCTGTTTGCGTTTGACTATAATCAGGTTTTCCCAGAGAACGGCTGGAAAGTGTATGACGCTCTGGTGGAGTAcaagagacaggtactgtgtgtgtgtgtgtgtgtgtgtgtgtacagcagaACAAGGACAGCTGCCGTACTTGTAGAGATgatgattaaaagaaaaaaagactgcTTTTGTTTCGTATTTTTCTCcagattaatgtgtgtgtgtgtgtgtgtgtgcgcgcgagcaGGGTCTGCCCAATGAGAGCTGGAGGATCTCGAAGGTGAATGATCGGTATGAGTTGTGTGACTCCTATCCCTCTACCCTGGTCGTCCCGGTAACCGTCACTGACGATGAACTGCGCCGTGTCGCTACCTTCAGAGCCAGAGGTCGTATTCCGGTCAGTGACATCATCACTCTCACTCCTGACtgatctgtgtttgtgtgtgtgtgtgtgtggcagagtCCATTCTACGATGTCATTACAAGCtcagagcttgtgtgtgtgtgtgtgtgtgtgtgtgtgtaggtattaTCGTGGCTACACCCCCAGAGTCAGGCGGCGGTGGTGCGGTCGGGCCAGCCCATGTCGGGGGTGAGCGGGAAGCGCTGTCGAGACGATGAGAAGCTGCTGCAGGCCGTCATGGACGCTAACGCACAGTCTCACAAACTGTTCATCTTTGACGCCCGTCCCAGCAGCAACGCCGCCGCTAACAaggttctgtctctctctctctctctctctctcacacacacacagagataaatGGGTgtttctcctcttcctcttgaCAATAGTCCAGAGATTCTCTATAGGGGTCGGGTCGGGTGAGTCGTCTGGCCGATCAGTCCCAGGAATATCAGGGAAACGTACAGAGCTCTAATATCTCCTGGTAGACACTGTGTTACACactggattctgtgcctctcctctctttctccagACTCTGGAAGCTTAAtttacaaatgaaatgcaaaatttccgttcatctgaaaagaggactttggcccactgagcTGTGGTCCAGTTTCTTttctccttagcccaggtaagacgctTCTGAGGCCGTCCctggttcaagagtggcttgGATCTAGGAATGCAccagttgtagcccatttcctgaagaCGTCTGTGCCTGGTGGCTCTCGATGCACCGACTCCAGCCTCGCTCCACTCCATGTGACGCTCTCCTAAGTTCTTTTCCCAccacacttttcccttccagtcaactttccatgaatatgATTCCATACAACACCTTCCGAGGATAATCATCTTCTGGAcactgtcaagtcagcagtcttctccgtgtgggtgtgtgtgtctgtgcactgAACTAGACTGAGAAATACacagtgtgtatactgtatgaatagtaCATTTCTCAAACtcatttttacatattataatattttgagatacaggatttaatatttttgtgagCTGTAAGTCATATTCAgcaaaatgaatgtgtgtgtgtgtgtgtgtgtgtgtagatgaagGGAGGTGGCTGTGAGAGTGAGGATGCGTATCAGAACGCTGAACTCGTCTTCCTCGACATACACAACATTCACGTCATGCGCGAGTCGCTACGGAAACTGAAGGAGGTGGTCTACCCCAACATCGAGGAATCTCATTGGCTGTCCAACCTTGAGGCCACTCACTGGCTGGAGCACATTAAGGtggagtttctctctctctctctctctctctctcacacacacacacacacacacacacacacacacacacacaccgtcatcCCCatcaattttagatttttaatttaatttatcagttattattgttattgttataaatAGACAGATAAAAAATACCCAACAGTAAAGTACAGGGTAAAAGGGAAGGACATGTGACATGCTATGGTCATGTGACCCAGTAATGACCATGCATGGCCACGCCCACCACATCATAACAAGACCGACCAATTATTGTGTATTACAGAGCGGTGTGTGTAGTGCACATGGTGTGTTTAGtgtgatgaatgtgtgtacatgATAAGGacatgcttctctctctctctctcacacacacacacacacacacacacacacacaaacaactaaTCACACAATTCtgtaattctgtaaaaaaaaaaaaaaaaagaaagtgtattACTGAGCGCGCATGTCtggaaatctgtgtgtgtgtgtgtgtgtgtgtgtgtgtgtaggcgatCCTGGCGGGTGCAGTGCGGATCGTGGAGAAGGTGGAGTGCAGTAAGACGTCGGTGGTGATCCACTGCAGTGACGGTTGGGACAGAACCGCTCAGCTCTCCTCTCTCTGCATGCTGATGCTCGACTCGCACTACAGAACCGTCCGGGGCTTCCAGACCCTCGTGGAGAAGGAGTGGGTCAGCTTCGGACACCGCTTCcagcaggtacacacacacacacacacacacacacacacacacacacacacacacacacactgagctaaACTGTTAAATGTGAGTAgttaccctctctctctctctctctcgtgtgtgtgtgtgtgtgtgtgtgtgtgtgtgtgtgtgtgtgtgtgtgtgtgttacagagggTGGGTCATGGTGATCAGAACCACACTGATGCGGACCGCTCCCCCATCTTCCTGCAGTTCATTGACTGTGTGTGGCAGATAACGCAGCAGGTCAGTTACCACGGTTACCATCCATCAAGCTCCACCCATTCTGGTGTGTGATACTGTATCTAATGATGAATGTGACTctcggctgtgtgtgtgtggtgtgtgtgtgtgtgtgtggtgtgtagttCCCTGcagtgtttgagtttaatgagAACTTCCTGTTGACGTTGCTGGATCACATGTACAGCTGTCTGTTTGGAACCTTCCTCTTTAATTCAGAGCAGCAGAGACTCGcagaggtgagtgtgtgtgtgtgcatgcgcgagagtgtgtgtgtgtgcgtgcgcgagagtgtgtgtgtgtgcgtgcgcgagagtgtgtgtgtgtgcgtgcgcgagagtgtgtgtgtgtgcgtgcgcgagagtgtgtgtgtgtgcgtgcgcgagagtgtgtgtgtgtgcgtgcgcgagagtgtgtgtgcgtgcgcgagagtgcacgtgtgagtgtgtgtgtgtgagaaagtgggTGTGCGAGAGTACACGTGTGTGGATTGGGAAGCACTATCTTATTTAAAAGCacaggtgtgcgtgtgtgtgtgtgtgtgtgtgcgtgtgtgtgtgtgtgtgtgtgtgcgtgcgtgcgtatgtgtgcgtgcgtatgtgtgtgtgcgtatgtgtgtgtgcgtgtgtgtgtgtgcgtgtgtgcgtgtgcgtgtgtgtgtgtgcgtgtgtgtgtgtgtgtgtgtaggaggccCAGAAGCGCACCGTGTCCCTCTGGTCATTCATTAACTGTCAGTTGGAGGAGTTTGTGAATCCTCTGTATGTTCACTACGACACACACGTGCTGCTTCCCTCCGTCTCCATCCGACACCTGCAGCTGTGGACCTCCTACTACATCCGCTGGAACCCCCGCCTCAGACCTcaggtatatacacacacacacacacacacacaccacacagacTCTTACACACTTACTGGTCAGGTCAGTTTCAGTGCTATAGTagtattcagtgtgtgtgtgtgtgtgtgtgtccaggagcCGTTGCATCAGCGCTATAAAGAGCTGCTCGCTAAAAG
This genomic window contains:
- the mtmr2 gene encoding myotubularin-related protein 2 isoform X1, with translation MEECSSEESLNSRELSAQSLSSSTSRSELCSPARTPSAPGSDPDCSTPLSQVRGKIPAKDELELLEKEVVQIESKDVTYICPFVGAVHGTLTVTNYRLFFRSVSREPVFVLDLPLGVISRVEKIGGASSRGDVSYGLVCKDIRNLRFVHKQPDDSLKKSVFDVLNKLAFPLSNNLSLFAFDYNQVFPENGWKVYDALVEYKRQGLPNESWRISKVNDRYELCDSYPSTLVVPVTVTDDELRRVATFRARGRIPVLSWLHPQSQAAVVRSGQPMSGVSGKRCRDDEKLLQAVMDANAQSHKLFIFDARPSSNAAANKMKGGGCESEDAYQNAELVFLDIHNIHVMRESLRKLKEVVYPNIEESHWLSNLEATHWLEHIKAILAGAVRIVEKVECSKTSVVIHCSDGWDRTAQLSSLCMLMLDSHYRTVRGFQTLVEKEWVSFGHRFQQRVGHGDQNHTDADRSPIFLQFIDCVWQITQQFPAVFEFNENFLLTLLDHMYSCLFGTFLFNSEQQRLAEEAQKRTVSLWSFINCQLEEFVNPLYVHYDTHVLLPSVSIRHLQLWTSYYIRWNPRLRPQEPLHQRYKELLAKRAELQKRVEDLQREVINRVSASPERASPPTSTPTIQTFI
- the mtmr2 gene encoding myotubularin-related protein 2 isoform X2, whose amino-acid sequence is MEECSSEESLNSRELSAQSLSSSTSRSELCSPARTPSAPGSDPDCSTPLSQDELELLEKEVVQIESKDVTYICPFVGAVHGTLTVTNYRLFFRSVSREPVFVLDLPLGVISRVEKIGGASSRGDVSYGLVCKDIRNLRFVHKQPDDSLKKSVFDVLNKLAFPLSNNLSLFAFDYNQVFPENGWKVYDALVEYKRQGLPNESWRISKVNDRYELCDSYPSTLVVPVTVTDDELRRVATFRARGRIPVLSWLHPQSQAAVVRSGQPMSGVSGKRCRDDEKLLQAVMDANAQSHKLFIFDARPSSNAAANKMKGGGCESEDAYQNAELVFLDIHNIHVMRESLRKLKEVVYPNIEESHWLSNLEATHWLEHIKAILAGAVRIVEKVECSKTSVVIHCSDGWDRTAQLSSLCMLMLDSHYRTVRGFQTLVEKEWVSFGHRFQQRVGHGDQNHTDADRSPIFLQFIDCVWQITQQFPAVFEFNENFLLTLLDHMYSCLFGTFLFNSEQQRLAEEAQKRTVSLWSFINCQLEEFVNPLYVHYDTHVLLPSVSIRHLQLWTSYYIRWNPRLRPQEPLHQRYKELLAKRAELQKRVEDLQREVINRVSASPERASPPTSTPTIQTFI